In Bacteroidales bacterium, the genomic stretch GATCGCCCGTCGATGGAACCCGACCTTCACACGCCCATGGATTTCAAGCAATATATGAGTGGCACCGATCCGGCCCTGGAGGCCGTTCGCCGGTACAAACAACCTTAGCTATTCCTCCAGGATCAATCCACGCATAATCAGGTACTGTGCTGCTATATAGCTAAGCATGATCAGGAACCCGGCCAGGGGGATCTCGCTGTGGAACTTGTTAAATGCGATCAAACTGTCAGACAGCAGGAACAGCAAGGATCCTGCAAAGACCAGTTTGAAACTGCTGTCCCCTACCCTGCCCGAGCGGTTAAGAGCCGTCATGGACATCAGCATCAGTGAAATAGCGTAGATAGCAATCACAGGTTTCATCATCCCCTCCAGACCAGGGAAGAGCAGGACCAGCATTCCGGCCACATAGGCCATAAAGAAAACGGAAAGCCAGGGTCTTCTTTGCAGCAAGCCCTTTCCTCCTGTTTCACTGTATCGGGCAAAGGTGTAGATATAGCTAAGCTGTGCAAGGAAAAACCCTCCCACTCCTGCGAAGAAAAATAATTCATTTTTTCCAGACAACATCAGAAAATTATCGCCTGCCCAGGAGAAGAAAAAAGCCAGCAATACCGGAATGCTTAAAGCACTTTTCCTCATGTATAGCAGAAAATAGACGGCCATCCAGATCATGATCAGGGGTTTCACAAAGTACTCCATCTGGATATTGTCAAGTAGTCTGCCAAGGAGTTCAACCAGGACAATCACCGCAAACAGCAGATGCATCATCAGGGAGGTATTCTTTTTCATGGTTCTGTTATTTATACAGGTAAATATAGCAGCCCTTTTAGTAACTTTAGTCCCGTACCAGTAAAAAACTGAAATATGAGTAAAATCCATTATGAAGTGAGATTTTCGAATCATCCCGAAGATACCAGACTATACGGGACCGGGAGATTGAGGAAAGAGTTCCTGGTAGAGAAATTGATGGTACCCGGAGAAATCCATATGGTTTATTCAATGAACGACCGTTATATCGTGGGGGGGGCGGTTCCTGTCTCCGAACTGGAACTGACCGGCATCGATCCGCTGAGATCAGCCTATTTTTGTGAACGCCGGGAGCTGGGCATCATCAATGTGGGGGGAGCGGCTACCATCCGGGTAGACGATATCGAATATGACCTGGACTATAAGGAAGCCCTCTATGTGGGTGCGGGATCCCGGCATATCAGGATGATCAGCAGAGTGGAGGAGAGACCGGCACATCTCTATTTCAATTCAGCTCCTGCCCATCAGTCCTATCCATCCAGAAGAGTTACCCTGGCAGATGCTGAGGTGGCAGAACTGGGAAGCCTGGAGCAATCCAATGCCAGAAAGATCAATAAGCTTCTGGTCCATCCGCTGGTAAAGACCTGCCAGTTGCAGATGGGGATGACCGAATTAAAACATGGATCCGTATGGAACACCATGCCGCCTCACCTGCATGACCGCAGGATGGAAGCCTACTTCTATTTTGAGCTTCCTGAAGGGCAGGCGATCTGTCACTTTATGGGTGATCCAAAGGAGACCAGACATATCTGGCTGCAGAACGAACAGGCGGTCATTTCTCCTCCATGGTCCATCCATTCCGCAGCAGGGACAAGCAACTATATCTTTATCTGGGGAATGGCCGGGGAGAATCTGGATTACGCAGACATGGATATGTTTCAACCCGATGAATTGCGCTAATACTTAAGGCATGTCGCAGCTACTATTTGATCTGAAAGGAAAAACAGCCCTGATCACAGGGGGGACCCATGGACTGGGCATGGCCATTGCCACAGGACTGGCAGAGGCGGGGGCCTCTATTATTATCAACGGCCACAGTCCGGCTAAACTTGAGTCTGCCCGGCAAACCTATGCCAATAAGGGGATCAGCGCCCACACCTATCTGCTTGATATACGCGATGAAGCTGAAGCAGAGAGGATCATTCCCATCATGGAAAAGGAGGCGGGCCCCATTGATATTCTGGTTAATAACGCGGCCATTATCAAAAGAATTCCGATCCTGGAGATGAAAGCAGCGGATTTCCGGGAAATCCTGGATGTAAACCTGACCGGCCAGTTTATCATGGCAAAAGCAGTGGCCAGGGGGATGGTCAGGCGCAGGAGCGGGAAAATCATCAATATTTGCTCCATGATGAGTGAACTGGGAAGGGATACTGTTTCCGCCTATGCTGCTGCCAAAGGCGGATTGAAAATGCTCACCCGGAACATGGCCACCGAATGGGCCAGATACAACATCCAGATCAACGGCCTGGGCCCGGGCTACTTTGCCACCGAGCAGACCGCTCCTCTGCGTGCTAAAGGACATCCTTTAAATGAATTTATTATTGCCCGGACACCGGCCGGCAGATGGGGAAATCCGGAAGACCTGGCCGGAACAGCCGTATTTCTGGCCTCCCGAGCATCCGATTTTGTAAACGGTCAGATTATTTATGTAGATGGAGGAATCCTGGCCACCATTGGAAAACCTTCCAACGAAGAATAAGATGAGCAAAACAAGCATCCTGTGCCTTTTCCTGTCTAAGCTATTAAAAAGTATTTAAAGGCTGAGGCTGAAAGATGGACCCGGGCGGTGGTCCCTGCGAATTGAGTTATTTGTTTTATGGCAAGAATTATATCTTTACCCGATAAACTCTACTTTAAAATCTGCAAGCCGTTATTCTAAAAGCCATACCATGAAGAGACTTGATGTTGTACTGAGCATGAGGGAGACTGGAGCGATCCCCCTTTTCTACCATCCCGATATTGAAGTCATGAAAGAGGTAATCTCCGCATGCTACCGTGGAGGTATGAACATCTTCGAGTTC encodes the following:
- the kduI gene encoding 5-dehydro-4-deoxy-D-glucuronate isomerase, with the protein product MSKIHYEVRFSNHPEDTRLYGTGRLRKEFLVEKLMVPGEIHMVYSMNDRYIVGGAVPVSELELTGIDPLRSAYFCERRELGIINVGGAATIRVDDIEYDLDYKEALYVGAGSRHIRMISRVEERPAHLYFNSAPAHQSYPSRRVTLADAEVAELGSLEQSNARKINKLLVHPLVKTCQLQMGMTELKHGSVWNTMPPHLHDRRMEAYFYFELPEGQAICHFMGDPKETRHIWLQNEQAVISPPWSIHSAAGTSNYIFIWGMAGENLDYADMDMFQPDELR
- a CDS encoding lysoplasmalogenase, which translates into the protein MKKNTSLMMHLLFAVIVLVELLGRLLDNIQMEYFVKPLIMIWMAVYFLLYMRKSALSIPVLLAFFFSWAGDNFLMLSGKNELFFFAGVGGFFLAQLSYIYTFARYSETGGKGLLQRRPWLSVFFMAYVAGMLVLLFPGLEGMMKPVIAIYAISLMLMSMTALNRSGRVGDSSFKLVFAGSLLFLLSDSLIAFNKFHSEIPLAGFLIMLSYIAAQYLIMRGLILEE
- a CDS encoding gluconate 5-dehydrogenase — protein: MSQLLFDLKGKTALITGGTHGLGMAIATGLAEAGASIIINGHSPAKLESARQTYANKGISAHTYLLDIRDEAEAERIIPIMEKEAGPIDILVNNAAIIKRIPILEMKAADFREILDVNLTGQFIMAKAVARGMVRRRSGKIINICSMMSELGRDTVSAYAAAKGGLKMLTRNMATEWARYNIQINGLGPGYFATEQTAPLRAKGHPLNEFIIARTPAGRWGNPEDLAGTAVFLASRASDFVNGQIIYVDGGILATIGKPSNEE